The following coding sequences lie in one Acropora palmata chromosome 3, jaAcrPala1.3, whole genome shotgun sequence genomic window:
- the LOC141875494 gene encoding uncharacterized protein LOC141875494: MGKQEEGHIKRPMNAFMVWSRGKRKQYAAINPRMHNSEISKRLGAEWKMLSQDEKEPFVAEAKRLQAIHIQEHPDYKYKPKRRKPKSLQKKELSGPMFSPYSSPMMAVDKFPTNQLPQTIAHSTALSADPMYSKINGAAAAFHHSVSQGYPVIYPNVTAVNSHHSVTQPSRQIFTGSLDSSHSFRAADVMNHNRALYSGQAFQPTLPSQIQQRISSVDEPRGGSLTNGSPSPTASSSETPSKSTAGYTVSTAELSAAQRVWQPQQDLSRPVAYVPVLL; this comes from the coding sequence ATGGGCAAGCAAGAGGAAGGGCATATAAAGAGACCCATGAATGCATTTATGGTTTGGAGTCGTGGTAAGAGAAAGCAGTACGCTGCCATTAATCCTAGGATGCACAATTCCGAAATAAGCAAGCGACTCGGCGCAGAGTGGAAAATGCTCTCGCAAGATGAGAAAGAACCGTTCGTGGCGGAAGCTAAACGACTGCAAGCGATTCACATCCAAGAACATCCGGATTATAAATACAAACCCAAGCGACGCAAGCCAAAATCACTGCAGAAGAAAGAGCTATCGGGTCCCATGTTCTCCCCATACAGCTCTCCGATGATGGCGGTTGACAAATTCCCGACAAATCAATTGCCTCAAACAATAGCTCATTCAACGGCTTTGTCCGCAGACCCAATGTATTCCAAAATAAACGGAGCAGCAGCAGCGTTTCATCACTCCGTTTCGCAAGGATATCCAGTCATTTACCCAAATGTAACCGCAGTTAACAGCCACCACTCCGTTACACAGCCATCGCGTCAGATTTTCACTGGTTCTTTAGATTCCTCGCACTCATTTCGCGCTGCCGATGTGATGAATCACAACCGAGCATTGTACTCCGGTCAAGCATTTCAACCCACGTTACCCTCACAAATCCAGCAAAGAATTTCAAGCGTTGATGAACCACGAGGAGGATCGTTGACAAACGGCTCACCCAGCCCAACCGCATCGAGCAGTGAAACACCAAGCAAATCAACAGCAGGGTACACAGTGTCAACAGCAGAGCTTAGCGCTGCACAGAGAGTTTGGCAACCACAGCAGGACTTGTCTCGACCCGTGGCCTATGTCCCGGTATTGCTTTAA